The sequence CAAGATaagtaattaaataatttaatttgtcCAAAAAAATGGACATACTTATTGAGTATGTACGATTTCTTttgtttacatatttttctaatttaaatacataagaaacattatttaaaaagttatatatatcattcaaaatttttttaagtacatttattttagtaatatataGATTTATAAGTAAATCACAAATGGTATTTAAAGTTTGTTTTAACTCTCTTTCTATTTCTTCATTTGCTATTATGAgatcttttaaattatgtacaGAAAATTTCTGttcatatttcttaaataactcttttaaaatttttattcgtTTTCTTAAAGAAGAGTAAAtaggtatattttttaaaattatattaataactgcaaggcatatattatattttttctttttatataaaagggAAATCATCCTTTTACTAATCGACTTAATTAaacatttatgtaaatacaataataccatctttttcatatttactagttcattttttttatcctcaTTTAATCTATTCTTATCTACACTATTTCCATGTTTTAGATTCTTACTTCCTTTACCGTTGTTCTTACTATTTGTATTACTACATGTGTCTAATTTTGCaactattttttcataattatatattttcatatattcattGTTTTTCCATTCCTTCATAAGAATCTTCAAGCAGTCCAAGTTATGTTCTACTTTCATATGAACAGACAAATTGTTTATTACATATTGCTTCAAACACTTAcaatcatatataaaagtgtCATCCACTATTTTGTTAATTGGTGATAATCCTTccaataaattatatgatgcattattttgaaaatagtAATTCTGCAAATGTTCATCAGATTTCGACCTTCTTCTAATATAGTCTGCTTGtgtcaaaaaaattatttcgcTCGTAGGGGTTTCCCCGTGCGGTCTTCCAAACGCACTTCCATTGTCTTCACTGTTAATGGGATTATTGTTGACACGTTTACCGTTATTATTGTTTCTGCAGTTGTTGCTGTTGCAGTTACTCTTGTTGTTTCCGCTGCttctgttattattattatttccacTATTTCCGATTCTGATGTTGTCATCCCCTTCGCAGATTCCTATGTCCTTTTCACCATTTTTGCAATTATCCATTTCCTCACTGCTCCAGTTACTATTACGGTTTCTGCTTAATGTGCATGTATCGTCTGCTTGTCCTTTTAGAGTATATGGACTTGTATCAGCATCGTAATCCTCTTTCTTAcgattcataattttttcatttgtaccACTATCCTTACTGCTGCACTCAATGCTGCTCCTACTGTCACCCTGTTTTCCTTGTTTATAATTCGAAAAGCTAAAATACAATAtgcaattataaaaatgctCATTTtcgatttttctttttttcaaaatttgtTGGTTTAACATGTTAGGATGTTCTTCATTGAGCCCATTAGAATTATTCTGTggtcttttctttttattcttttcattaaCATGTGcattttcttgtttttcaTCGTTCGCTTGTATGTTTTCCATATCACAATTTTCTGCATTATCATCTATTTCTTTCATTCTATTTTGATTTTCATCTTCGAGCACTTCCTTTGGATCATTCAAAATACCTGATCTTTTTCCTTGTGCTGTTTTAGTAGCTTCTTGATCTCCTCTTCCCCGTTTTCTGCAGCTACTCAGGTTCTTACTGTTCCCCATGGATAGCTCACTTAAAATATTCAACATGTTAATATCACCTTTTGACTTCAAATGATGAATGTGCTTTTCATAAAAGTTGCTTGCATAAAGAAAGAGCGTATATTTCTCGTGGATGTACTTGACATCAATTACATTTAAGGCTTTAATTATGTCCCTTTCAAACGTGCTAAATGTTTTGGTGTACTCCTCCTCTTTTTGCTCTCCTCTTGTAGCTTCTTCCTTTTTGCATCCATCTGTTTTATGTCCATCTGTTATATTTCCACCATTATGTATAGTACCACAACTGAAGTAGGTTAAgggaatatttaaaaatgataaaatttttttatcataaaagtcgcgtataaacatataaaaaaaatgtttgaGTCTTAAAAAGCCCAAATCGTGGTCcgaaataaaaatacgaTCTATTAAGTAATTATATTCCTTCAATTTTATCAACACactattaaaaaatgggataaatataatattttctatcaaattataataatttaaataaaaattacaaatattcacatgtacatatttttttataaaatagacTAAATTGCTTAAAGCTGACAATACACAATTATTAGTTATTATAACACTAATATTTATAGAtgtaatttcttttaaatggGTCAGATATAGTAGGAGTGCACTAAATGTAGATGATCTCAActgcaaataattttttatgaaaattagtaaaacttcgctttgtttttttttttttctttttctttttttctttatcgttttgtaaaataaatagtttatattatttctatctACTTTCATGAAACAATTACCGTTTAactcttttattattctaattAGTATACTTTCCACAGTGTCGTTTGAGTAAACACTAATCATACACGAAGTAATATGCTTCTGATTTTTTAGCTGGATGTAGGAAACTAAGCGATCTTCAGAGTTGTTATAAGTGAACGTGTTATCGTCACCTGTTAAGGTGGATTCTGCCCCACTGCTCGTCCTTTCGTCGTCCTCACTGCTTACATTTTTGCCATCTTCACTTCTTCTATTTTTGCCGTCTTTACTCATTCCATTTTTGCCGTCTTCACTTCTTCCATTTTTGCCGTCTTCACTTCTTCCATTTTTGCCGTCTTCACTTCTTCCATTTTT comes from Plasmodium malariae genome assembly, chromosome: 7 and encodes:
- the PmUG01_07023600 gene encoding conserved Plasmodium protein, unknown function; translated protein: MIEGGNYETERVRVTSSCWLSKHKIKNYVKKRKSFNKLNDMVFANFNICSTSVALPIINVKNDLKCISENKQINRLRQNKNKEMIQEINVLDDDETSSLILRSKAFNETWKLLNDYMNCFIYNYLNEMINKEVNFLNKNLCLKDDKVSLLIIKTQTCPFVNSLQYRIIAAKLKVLNCCSKKHRAGGHRVSSGRCENGRSEDGKNGRSEDGKNGRSEDGKNGRSEDGKNGMSKDGKNRRSEDGKNVSSEDDERTSSGAESTLTGDDNTFTYNNSEDRLVSYIQLKNQKHITSCMISVYSNDTVESILIRIIKELNGNCFMKVDRNNINYLFYKTIKKKRKRKKKKQSEVLLIFIKNYLQLRSSTFSALLLYLTHLKEITSINISVIITNNCVLSALSNLVYFIKKYVHVNICNFYLNYYNLIENIIFIPFFNSVLIKLKEYNYLIDRIFISDHDLGFLRLKHFFYMFIRDFYDKKILSFLNIPLTYFSCGTIHNGGNITDGHKTDGCKKEEATRGEQKEEEYTKTFSTFERDIIKALNVIDVKYIHEKYTLFLYASNFYEKHIHHLKSKGDINMLNILSELSMGNSKNLSSCRKRGRGDQEATKTAQGKRSGILNDPKEVLEDENQNRMKEIDDNAENCDMENIQANDEKQENAHVNEKNKKKRPQNNSNGLNEEHPNMLNQQILKKRKIENEHFYNCILYFSFSNYKQGKQGDSRSSIECSSKDSGTNEKIMNRKKEDYDADTSPYTLKGQADDTCTLSRNRNSNWSSEEMDNCKNGEKDIGICEGDDNIRIGNSGNNNNNRSSGNNKSNCNSNNCRNNNNGKRVNNNPINSEDNGSAFGRPHGETPTSEIIFLTQADYIRRRSKSDEHLQNYYFQNNASYNLLEGLSPINKIVDDTFIYDCKCLKQYVINNLSVHMKVEHNLDCLKILMKEWKNNEYMKIYNYEKIVAKLDTCSNTNSKNNGKGSKNLKHGNSVDKNRLNEDKKNELVNMKKMVLLYLHKCLIKSISKRMISLLYKKKKYNICLAVINIILKNIPIYSSLRKRIKILKELFKKYEQKFSVHNLKDLIIANEEIERELKQTLNTICDLLINLYITKINVLKKILNDIYNFLNNVSYVFKLEKYVNKRNRTYSISMSIFLDKLNYLITYLDVSIELKKRRKKKKEKEEEEVKEKESKHWGDAHNMANISPLNRNIYNVLSDVSSSKGISPFLHENEKVELCKTLNTLNIDAQNEKWDGSKNDKGNSVRVLKEGPDHNTMCNSEVHTSGSNNTISSNDHLSKDLLNNDRAMHNCQNSGILHPGGNYNNSKNCKDEREHENIPVSILLNKLSLDNVDLTFIEFMLVYFCEYFYFLLIPCLYLFPLTNICVTHDHSAEIFDVLNTNLQMRLLHVLYYNKLNINDINKPNICVSLNYRAFCDDINDTINSKGKFKEKQVHLNKKKFQPTKNILHITNELTDEKNEIIFFSFADTFNKCQNEDIVIIFKIVQNMKTKSINMCSMFIEYMNMKLNLVGGSEKKNNSYGNNGIIDSNSIGNGSSGSTRNSRKYCDSNTINKRNGVGELTESANYYCYTFQGLFYRFIIAIMSLFYFMKIIHIPSSFVKTKDDDIELFSSIIYDEQRSNFQNCNDIITNEHVDTQISEQGKITKLKRLDSPGNGKKEEQTRFNSLINGHHDMDATSSPFEQVKDDNECKFKNYVFDMLSNTNIRKLIFGKRYLN